In Hymenobacter sublimis, a single genomic region encodes these proteins:
- a CDS encoding DUF2480 family protein, which produces MEEFINRVAQSALTTLNLEEFIHPGERVVYDIKENLFHGLMLREKDFREFIKTHDWSQYDGKNVAIICSADAIVPTWAYMLLATKLQKHAHRYVFGNLEALEQELFHEAIAAIDVEQYHDAKVVVKGCGEKPVPTYAYVAIMQKLLPVVSSVMYGEPCSTVPLYKRPKV; this is translated from the coding sequence ATGGAAGAATTTATCAACCGCGTGGCGCAAAGCGCCCTTACTACCCTTAACCTCGAAGAGTTTATTCACCCAGGGGAGCGGGTGGTATATGATATCAAGGAAAATCTGTTTCACGGGCTGATGCTGCGCGAAAAGGATTTCCGCGAGTTTATCAAAACCCACGACTGGAGCCAGTACGACGGAAAGAACGTAGCTATTATCTGTTCCGCTGACGCTATTGTGCCCACGTGGGCCTATATGTTGTTGGCAACCAAGCTGCAAAAGCACGCGCATCGCTACGTATTTGGTAACCTAGAGGCCTTGGAGCAGGAGCTATTCCACGAAGCCATTGCGGCTATCGACGTGGAGCAGTACCACGACGCAAAAGTGGTAGTAAAGGGCTGCGGCGAGAAACCCGTGCCAACTTACGCCTACGTGGCCATCATGCAGAAGCTGCTACCCGTTGTCAGCAGCGTTATGTACGGGGAGCCGTGCAGTACTGTGCCGCTATACAAGCGCCCGAAAGTGTAG
- a CDS encoding APC family permease: protein MPAPNPSGSYKISVLTGIAIVVASMVGTGVFTSLGFQVLDIKSGFALLMLWAVGGIIALCGALSYGELAAAMPRSGGEYHYLSRIYHPALGFLSGWVSATVGFAAPTALAAMALGRYAQSVWPTVSPSALSVVVVLILATVHITSRRAGSRLQVVITTIKVLVLAGFIGVGLLVAQPQPLHFAPHGAADWQQLLSPAFAVSLVYVSYAYSGWNAAVYLTGEVEQPQRNLPRILLLGTSLVLLLYVGLNFVFLYSTPLSKISGQLEVGFVVASHLFGDTAGRLMGGAIAVLLVSTVSSMIFAGPRILQVMGEDLPALRPLAQLSSAGIPVRATLFQTALTILFILTATFEQVLLYAGFVLSLFTFLTVLGLFILRWRQPGLSRPYRAWGYPVTPLLFLLLNGWTLRFIAQRNPQETVYGVATLAVGLVLYFVGKRFSAQPQPASRP, encoded by the coding sequence ATGCCCGCACCCAATCCTTCTGGCTCATATAAAATCAGTGTTCTGACGGGCATAGCCATTGTAGTGGCTAGTATGGTAGGTACTGGCGTGTTCACTAGCCTCGGCTTTCAGGTGCTGGACATCAAGAGTGGTTTTGCGCTGCTGATGTTGTGGGCCGTAGGGGGCATTATTGCCCTGTGCGGGGCCTTGAGCTATGGGGAGCTAGCAGCCGCTATGCCCCGCTCCGGCGGCGAGTACCACTACCTCTCGCGTATTTATCACCCGGCGCTGGGGTTTCTATCGGGCTGGGTTTCGGCCACGGTAGGGTTTGCCGCGCCTACTGCCTTGGCAGCCATGGCCCTGGGCCGTTACGCTCAAAGCGTATGGCCTACGGTTTCGCCTTCCGCTTTGTCAGTAGTTGTCGTGCTCATATTAGCGACGGTGCACATAACGAGCCGACGGGCCGGGAGCCGCTTGCAGGTAGTTATAACGACCATAAAAGTGTTGGTGTTGGCTGGGTTTATTGGGGTAGGCCTGCTGGTGGCCCAGCCTCAGCCCCTGCACTTTGCGCCTCATGGGGCCGCCGACTGGCAGCAGCTGCTAAGCCCGGCTTTTGCCGTATCGTTGGTGTATGTGTCCTATGCTTATTCAGGCTGGAACGCGGCCGTTTACCTTACGGGCGAAGTAGAGCAACCCCAGCGTAATCTGCCCCGCATCTTGTTGCTCGGTACCAGCCTCGTACTCCTTTTATATGTAGGGCTGAATTTCGTTTTTCTCTACTCAACTCCCCTGTCCAAGATTAGTGGCCAGCTCGAAGTCGGTTTTGTTGTGGCTAGCCACTTGTTCGGGGACACTGCGGGCCGACTTATGGGCGGAGCCATTGCTGTTCTGTTAGTGTCTACGGTAAGCTCCATGATATTTGCCGGTCCGCGTATTCTGCAGGTGATGGGGGAGGACCTACCCGCACTTCGGCCACTGGCCCAGTTAAGCTCGGCGGGTATTCCGGTGCGAGCTACCCTGTTTCAGACCGCTTTGACCATTCTCTTTATCCTGACGGCCACTTTCGAGCAAGTGCTGCTGTACGCTGGCTTTGTTCTAAGCCTGTTTACGTTTCTGACGGTGCTAGGCCTGTTCATTCTGCGGTGGCGCCAGCCCGGGCTGTCCCGGCCTTACCGGGCCTGGGGCTACCCCGTTACGCCCCTGCTGTTTCTGCTACTCAATGGCTGGACGCTCCGTTTCATTGCCCAGCGCAACCCCCAGGAGACGGTGTACGGAGTAGCCACGTTGGCCGTAGGACTGGTGCTATACTTCGTGGGAAAGCGCTTTTCAGCTCAACCCCAACCCGCTTCCCGGCCGTAA
- a CDS encoding ion transporter has translation METRPPQAAPGWKQKAYSVIFEADTPAGRTFDIALLWAILLSVVVVMLESVRSINAQYGPYLRAVEWAFTVLFLTEYIARLVVVRRPLTYALSLLGIIDFLSIAPTLVSLVLPGSQYLLTIRTLRLLRVFRIFKLGRFVGEGEFIVRALKASRFKILVFLTAVLTLVVVIGTLMYVVEGGQNGFTSIPKSIYWAIVTLTTVGYGDISPVTVLGQSLASVLMILGYAIIAVPTGIVSAQMATPATPASSPPTYKQVICHVCQATEHRPEAEYCWRCGEKL, from the coding sequence ATGGAAACACGCCCGCCCCAAGCAGCTCCTGGCTGGAAGCAGAAAGCCTACAGCGTCATTTTTGAAGCCGATACGCCCGCCGGACGAACCTTCGATATTGCGCTGCTGTGGGCTATTTTGCTGAGTGTAGTTGTGGTCATGCTCGAGAGCGTACGGAGCATCAATGCCCAGTATGGCCCCTACCTTCGGGCGGTGGAATGGGCCTTCACCGTGCTGTTCCTAACCGAATACATTGCCCGTTTAGTGGTAGTGCGCCGCCCGCTCACCTATGCCCTAAGTCTGTTGGGCATCATCGATTTTCTGTCGATTGCGCCTACCCTGGTTAGTCTGGTACTACCAGGAAGCCAATACCTACTAACGATCCGCACGTTGCGGCTACTGCGTGTATTCCGCATTTTTAAGTTAGGCCGCTTCGTAGGTGAGGGAGAATTTATCGTACGGGCCCTCAAAGCCAGCCGCTTTAAAATTTTGGTATTCCTGACGGCTGTCTTGACACTGGTAGTCGTGATAGGTACCCTGATGTACGTGGTTGAAGGTGGTCAAAATGGCTTTACCAGTATTCCAAAGAGCATTTATTGGGCTATTGTTACGCTTACAACCGTGGGCTACGGCGACATTTCACCCGTAACGGTGCTCGGGCAAAGCTTGGCCTCTGTGCTCATGATTCTGGGCTATGCCATTATTGCCGTGCCCACAGGGATTGTATCGGCCCAGATGGCAACGCCGGCTACTCCGGCTTCTTCGCCGCCTACTTACAAGCAGGTTATTTGCCATGTGTGCCAAGCCACGGAACACCGGCCCGAGGCAGAGTACTGCTGGCGGTGCGGAGAGAAGCTTTAG
- a CDS encoding serine hydrolase, translating into MMHIILIPIIAALLRLTSNKDQHSVLPLPAVTPVANSRLLDSLLNSDSRLRPVVQRAANYELQIIYTQINRDAQQRPYFVQHNFRLDAGRYFNPASLVKLPTAALALEKLNQLQQPGLSRRSPMATGVGFRCQTAAPYIVSPDSDRINTVGNYIKRMLLVSRNQAYNRLYEFLGQGPLNARLRQLGYPDARIVRRFAPCDTAANRYTNPIEFRNPNTGQVCYQQPLTLSRVPLTHPLGRVMKGRAYQAGGRIIPQPYDFTTANYLPLQDVTNMLKVILFPEAVLAQRRFNLTTTDYAFLRYYLHHTPHSSGYTAYRAPSYFDAYKKYLYYGRSRKTEAQAGLHIYNVVGMSHGYLADVAYFADSTRHTEFMLSAVLYVNKDGVINDGAYEYESIGLPFLAALGQVVSQYEASRARPILPLSDESFPQKQVR; encoded by the coding sequence ATGATGCACATCATTCTCATTCCCATCATAGCAGCATTGCTGCGCTTGACATCCAATAAGGATCAGCATTCTGTATTGCCTCTGCCCGCTGTAACTCCAGTTGCGAACAGCCGCTTGCTAGATAGTTTGCTGAACTCCGATTCGCGTCTGCGGCCAGTGGTACAGCGCGCCGCCAACTACGAGTTACAGATCATTTACACACAAATAAACCGAGATGCTCAACAGCGGCCTTATTTCGTTCAGCACAACTTTCGCCTTGATGCCGGCCGGTATTTCAATCCGGCTAGTCTAGTTAAGCTACCCACCGCCGCTTTAGCTCTCGAAAAGTTAAATCAACTGCAGCAACCGGGCTTGTCTCGTCGCTCCCCAATGGCCACCGGCGTGGGCTTTCGTTGCCAGACGGCTGCTCCTTATATAGTGTCTCCTGATTCTGACCGCATCAATACCGTCGGCAACTACATCAAGCGCATGCTACTGGTGAGTCGTAATCAGGCCTATAACCGATTATATGAATTTCTGGGGCAGGGCCCGCTCAATGCTCGTCTCCGCCAGCTAGGGTATCCTGATGCCCGAATTGTCCGACGCTTTGCTCCCTGTGATACCGCGGCCAATCGATACACCAATCCTATTGAGTTTCGAAACCCAAATACGGGCCAAGTATGCTACCAGCAGCCGCTTACACTGAGTCGAGTTCCGTTGACGCATCCGTTAGGCCGCGTAATGAAAGGCCGCGCCTATCAGGCCGGGGGCCGCATCATCCCGCAACCATACGATTTTACTACTGCCAATTACCTGCCGTTGCAAGATGTTACGAATATGCTCAAGGTCATCTTGTTTCCGGAAGCAGTACTCGCTCAACGGCGTTTCAACCTCACCACCACCGATTATGCCTTTCTGCGCTATTACCTCCACCACACTCCGCACAGTTCAGGCTACACTGCCTACAGAGCTCCAAGCTATTTCGACGCATACAAGAAGTACCTCTACTACGGTCGAAGCAGAAAGACTGAGGCCCAAGCAGGTTTGCATATATACAACGTAGTAGGCATGTCACATGGCTACCTCGCCGACGTTGCGTACTTCGCTGACTCTACCCGGCATACAGAGTTCATGCTTAGCGCCGTCTTGTATGTGAATAAGGATGGTGTAATCAATGATGGGGCCTACGAGTATGAGTCCATTGGTTTACCCTTCTTAGCAGCCCTCGGTCAGGTGGTCAGTCAGTATGAAGCTTCGCGTGCACGACCAATACTCCCTCTCTCTGATGAATCCTTTCCTCAAAAGCAGGTAAGATGA